Proteins encoded in a region of the Neisseria subflava genome:
- the ppc gene encoding phosphoenolpyruvate carboxylase produces the protein MQLHILNNPKDAALAADAEFLKQSLFNLLHEEASPLVVETVKLLSTSDDSAALIEKVLPQLDEQQTHDLTLACGLFAQILNIAEDVHHERRRQIHEEAGHNSAEGSLTETVRKLKAGKVNGKAVQQQLDNTVVTAVLTAHPTEVQRQTVLSFNRRIRALLPQRERCTNPDALAQLRREIDTVLLGLWQTSETRRHKLSVNDEINNGVSIFPMSFFEALPKLYRTMERDFQTAYPGVRVPNILKIGGWIGGDRDGNPFVSAETLRFAFRRHADAVFRFYRGELDKLYRELPLSIRRVKVNDDVMALAALSPDEEIARTEEPYRRAIAYIMARAMGKARSLGLGMGCKFGFLEPYATVEEFLNDLKKLQRSLHENGSQLLAEGRLADIIRSVSVFGFHMMPLDLRQHAGKHADVVAELFQHAGLEDYNSLNEEQKQTALLRELSHQRPLYSPFITYSDHTRHELAIFNEARKIKDEFGEDAVTQSIISNCEQPSDLLALALLLKESGLLVVENGKPHSRINIVPLFETIEALENACPVMETMFRLDWYDALLESRGNIQEIMLGYSDSNKDGGYVTSSWCLYQAELGLVELFKKYDVRMRLFHGRGGSVGRGGGPSYQAILAQPAGSVAGQIRITEQGEVITAKYADPGNAQRNLETLVAATLEASILPDKKDPDAKLMQDLSDVSFKYYRELITHPDFIDYFLQTSPIQEIATLNLGSRPASRKTLARIQDLRAIPWVFSWMQNRLMLPAWYGFGSAVETLCEGKPETLAALREHAQNNPFFQAMLSNMEQVMAKTDITLAENYAGLSESPDKAKVIFGMIKEEYQRSRKALLDLLQTEELLRDNRSLARSLALRIPYLNALNGLQVAMLKRLRKEPDNPHALLMVHLTINGVAQGLRNTG, from the coding sequence ATGCAACTGCATATCTTAAATAATCCAAAAGATGCCGCTCTGGCGGCGGATGCGGAATTTTTAAAACAGTCTCTTTTCAATCTGCTGCATGAGGAAGCGTCGCCTTTGGTGGTCGAAACCGTTAAGTTATTATCGACTTCAGACGACAGCGCTGCCTTGATTGAAAAGGTGTTGCCGCAATTAGATGAACAACAAACCCACGATTTAACCCTGGCCTGCGGCCTGTTCGCACAGATTTTGAACATCGCCGAAGACGTACACCACGAACGCCGCCGCCAAATCCACGAAGAGGCCGGACACAACAGTGCCGAAGGCAGCCTGACGGAAACCGTGCGCAAGCTCAAAGCCGGAAAAGTCAACGGCAAAGCGGTGCAACAACAACTGGACAACACGGTCGTTACCGCCGTTTTGACCGCGCACCCGACCGAAGTGCAACGCCAAACCGTCTTGAGCTTCAACCGCCGCATCCGCGCGCTGCTGCCGCAACGCGAACGCTGCACTAATCCTGATGCGCTGGCTCAGTTGCGCCGCGAAATCGACACCGTGCTTTTGGGCTTGTGGCAGACCAGCGAAACGCGCCGCCACAAACTTAGCGTCAACGACGAAATCAACAACGGTGTATCCATCTTCCCAATGAGCTTCTTTGAAGCCCTGCCCAAACTCTACCGCACAATGGAACGTGATTTTCAGACAGCCTATCCCGGCGTCCGCGTTCCGAATATCCTTAAAATCGGCGGCTGGATCGGCGGCGACCGCGACGGCAACCCGTTCGTTTCTGCCGAAACCTTGCGTTTTGCGTTCAGACGGCATGCCGACGCAGTGTTCCGTTTCTATCGCGGCGAACTCGACAAACTTTACCGCGAATTGCCACTCTCCATCCGCCGCGTCAAAGTCAACGACGACGTGATGGCACTGGCCGCCCTCTCGCCTGACGAAGAAATCGCCCGCACCGAAGAACCCTACCGCCGCGCCATCGCCTACATCATGGCACGCGCCATGGGCAAGGCACGCTCACTCGGTTTGGGCATGGGCTGCAAATTCGGCTTCCTCGAGCCTTATGCCACGGTCGAAGAGTTCCTCAACGACCTGAAAAAACTGCAACGCTCGCTCCACGAAAACGGCAGCCAACTGCTGGCAGAAGGCCGTCTGGCCGACATTATCCGCAGCGTGTCCGTGTTCGGCTTCCACATGATGCCGCTCGACCTGCGCCAACACGCAGGCAAACACGCCGATGTGGTTGCCGAGCTTTTCCAACACGCAGGCTTGGAAGACTACAACAGCCTGAACGAAGAGCAAAAACAAACCGCCCTGTTGCGCGAATTGAGCCATCAACGTCCGCTGTACAGCCCATTCATCACATACAGCGACCATACCCGCCACGAATTGGCGATTTTCAACGAAGCGCGCAAAATCAAAGACGAATTCGGCGAAGATGCCGTTACGCAAAGCATTATTTCCAACTGCGAACAACCCAGCGACCTGCTCGCCTTGGCATTGCTGCTGAAAGAAAGCGGCCTGTTGGTGGTAGAAAACGGCAAACCGCACAGCCGCATCAATATCGTGCCTCTGTTTGAAACCATCGAAGCACTCGAAAACGCCTGTCCGGTCATGGAAACCATGTTCCGCCTCGACTGGTATGACGCCCTGCTCGAAAGCCGCGGCAACATCCAAGAAATCATGCTCGGCTACTCCGACTCCAACAAAGACGGCGGCTACGTTACCAGCTCATGGTGTCTGTATCAGGCCGAATTGGGCTTGGTCGAACTCTTCAAAAAATACGATGTCCGCATGCGCCTGTTCCACGGCCGCGGCGGCAGCGTAGGTCGTGGCGGTGGCCCTTCTTACCAAGCTATTTTGGCGCAACCTGCAGGCAGTGTTGCCGGACAAATCCGCATTACCGAGCAAGGCGAAGTCATTACCGCCAAATACGCCGACCCGGGCAATGCCCAACGCAACTTGGAAACCTTGGTTGCCGCGACTTTGGAAGCCAGCATCCTGCCGGACAAAAAAGACCCTGATGCCAAACTGATGCAGGATTTGTCGGACGTATCGTTCAAATACTACCGCGAACTGATTACCCACCCCGACTTCATCGACTACTTCCTGCAAACCAGCCCGATTCAGGAAATCGCCACCCTCAACCTCGGCAGCCGTCCCGCCAGCCGCAAAACCTTGGCGCGGATTCAAGACTTGCGTGCAATTCCGTGGGTATTCTCATGGATGCAAAACCGCCTCATGCTGCCGGCTTGGTACGGTTTCGGCAGCGCAGTGGAAACCTTGTGCGAAGGCAAACCCGAAACACTCGCCGCCCTGCGCGAACACGCCCAAAACAACCCGTTCTTCCAAGCCATGCTCTCCAACATGGAACAAGTAATGGCGAAAACCGACATCACCTTGGCGGAAAACTATGCCGGCTTGAGCGAATCGCCCGATAAAGCAAAAGTCATCTTCGGCATGATTAAGGAAGAATACCAACGCAGCCGCAAAGCACTGCTCGACTTGTTGCAAACCGAAGAGCTCCTGCGCGACAACCGCAGCCTCGCCCGTTCGCTTGCCTTGAGGATTCCATACCTGAACGCCCTCAACGGCCTGCAAGTTGCCATGCTCAAACGCCTGCGCAAAGAGCCCGACAATCCGCACGCCCTGCTGATGGTTCACTTGACGATCAATGGCGTGGCGCAAGGTTTGCGTAATACCGGTTAA
- the argJ gene encoding bifunctional glutamate N-acetyltransferase/amino-acid acetyltransferase ArgJ has translation MAVNLTEKRADELLEIDGIRLFTGRAGIKQQDRDDLTLMVLGGGHTVGAVFTQNRFCAAPVHIAKSHLFDQDGVCALVINTGNANAGTGAQGRLDAVKVCAAVAEQVGCQSNQIMPFSTGVILEPLPVDKIVAALPQVRPAFWSDAARAIMTTDTVPKAASRKGLVGEKHTVRATGIAKGSGMIHPNMATMLSFIATDAKVSQPILQLMTQEIADESFNTITVDGDTSTNDSFVIMATGRCGQSEIDNTADPRYAQLKALLGSLALELAQAIVRDGEGATKFITVEVQNAKTREEARKVAYAVAHSPLVKTAFFASDPNLGRLLAAVGYAGIEDLDVDALKMWLDDVLVAENGGRAESYTEEAGQAVMNRPEITVRIDLQRGDTTAAVYTCDLSHEYVSINADYRS, from the coding sequence ATGGCTGTAAATTTGACTGAAAAACGTGCAGACGAATTGTTGGAAATCGACGGCATCCGTCTGTTTACAGGTCGTGCCGGCATCAAGCAACAAGACCGCGACGATTTGACGCTGATGGTGTTGGGCGGCGGGCATACGGTGGGCGCGGTGTTTACGCAAAACCGTTTCTGCGCCGCGCCGGTGCATATCGCCAAGTCGCATCTGTTTGACCAAGACGGCGTGTGTGCCTTAGTCATCAATACGGGCAATGCCAATGCGGGTACCGGCGCGCAAGGTCGTCTGGACGCGGTTAAAGTGTGTGCGGCGGTGGCGGAACAGGTCGGCTGCCAATCCAATCAAATCATGCCGTTTTCAACCGGCGTGATTTTGGAACCCTTGCCTGTGGATAAAATCGTGGCCGCTTTGCCGCAAGTGCGCCCTGCATTTTGGTCGGACGCGGCGCGTGCCATCATGACGACGGATACTGTACCGAAAGCTGCTTCACGCAAAGGCTTGGTCGGCGAAAAGCACACAGTCCGCGCCACCGGCATCGCCAAAGGTTCGGGCATGATTCATCCGAATATGGCGACTATGTTGTCGTTTATCGCTACTGATGCCAAAGTGTCCCAACCGATTTTGCAGCTGATGACGCAAGAAATCGCAGACGAAAGTTTCAATACGATTACCGTGGACGGCGATACCAGTACCAATGACAGCTTCGTGATTATGGCGACAGGCCGTTGCGGTCAGAGCGAAATCGACAATACCGCCGATCCGCGCTATGCGCAGCTCAAAGCCTTGCTCGGTTCGCTGGCCTTGGAATTGGCGCAGGCTATTGTCCGTGATGGCGAGGGCGCAACCAAGTTCATCACGGTTGAAGTGCAAAATGCGAAAACTCGCGAAGAGGCGCGCAAAGTGGCTTATGCCGTCGCCCATTCGCCTTTGGTGAAAACTGCTTTCTTTGCCTCCGACCCGAACTTGGGCCGTCTGTTGGCAGCCGTCGGCTATGCCGGTATTGAAGACTTGGACGTCGATGCTTTGAAAATGTGGCTGGATGACGTGTTGGTGGCTGAAAACGGCGGCCGTGCGGAAAGCTATACCGAAGAAGCAGGACAAGCCGTGATGAATCGTCCGGAAATTACCGTCCGCATCGATTTGCAACGCGGCGATACGACGGCGGCCGTCTATACCTGCGATTTGTCGCACGAGTATGTGTCGATTAACGCGGATTACCGTTCTTAA
- a CDS encoding CidA/LrgA family protein, protein MNIIRALLVVLGCLALGEAAVWILGLKLPGSIVGMGLLFAALQAGWVKLSWVGELADILMANLTLFLVPPCVAVISYLDVIANDWFSILTATIGSTICVLLVTGKVHEWVRRWV, encoded by the coding sequence ATGAATATTATTCGTGCCTTATTGGTGGTATTGGGTTGCTTGGCTTTGGGCGAGGCGGCCGTTTGGATTTTGGGGTTGAAGCTGCCGGGCAGCATTGTCGGCATGGGTTTGCTGTTTGCCGCGCTTCAGGCCGGCTGGGTCAAATTGTCTTGGGTGGGAGAACTGGCAGATATTTTGATGGCAAACCTGACTTTATTTTTGGTGCCGCCTTGCGTGGCCGTCATCAGCTATTTAGATGTGATTGCAAACGACTGGTTTTCGATTTTGACGGCCACAATCGGCAGTACGATCTGCGTATTGTTGGTGACAGGTAAAGTGCATGAGTGGGTCAGGAGGTGGGTGTGA
- a CDS encoding chloride channel protein, whose translation MKFPQTWAARLAHKIRQTKRLSKKSIAFLFLLAGSALVALTALMFAYLADLALEWNALLVGKYPWFAWVALPLGLPLLAWFTRKFAPYTSGSGIPQVIASLSLPYGAQKTRLIRLGETFFKIPLTFLGMILGASIGREGPSVQVGAAVMNAWGAWCKKHGLAFRGMQENDLIAAGAAGGLAAAFNAPLAGVVFAIEELGRGVILRWERQILMGVLAAGFIQVAIQGNNPYFSGFQGHELPNMLMWAVVSGIVCGVAGGLFGSFLYRGAAAFAPVRWRSFIRRHLLVVAFAMGILLALLGTFYQGKTYGTGYHEAAAALKGAYEAPFGLAAAKWAATVFSYWAGIPGGIFTPSLTIGAMIGEHMASFAQLGDASNVAVLLCMAAFLAAATQSPLTAAVVVMEMTGGQNLLFWMLLTCIFASQVSRQFSPHPFYHAAGLRFRRHIEAESGNVQHEKKE comes from the coding sequence ATGAAATTTCCACAGACTTGGGCGGCGCGCCTCGCCCACAAAATCCGCCAAACCAAACGCCTGTCCAAAAAGAGCATTGCCTTTCTGTTTTTGCTGGCAGGTTCGGCACTGGTTGCCCTGACGGCTTTGATGTTTGCGTACTTGGCGGATTTGGCTTTGGAATGGAACGCTTTGTTAGTGGGAAAATATCCGTGGTTTGCGTGGGTGGCTTTGCCGCTGGGTTTGCCACTTTTGGCGTGGTTTACGCGCAAATTTGCGCCGTACACTTCCGGCAGCGGTATTCCGCAGGTTATAGCTTCTTTGTCTTTGCCGTATGGCGCGCAGAAAACCCGTTTGATTCGTCTGGGCGAAACCTTTTTTAAAATTCCGCTGACGTTTTTGGGCATGATTTTGGGGGCGTCGATCGGCAGGGAAGGGCCGTCTGTACAAGTGGGCGCGGCGGTCATGAACGCTTGGGGCGCGTGGTGTAAAAAGCACGGGCTGGCGTTTAGGGGCATGCAGGAAAACGATTTGATTGCCGCAGGCGCAGCAGGCGGTTTGGCGGCGGCGTTTAACGCGCCTTTGGCCGGCGTGGTGTTTGCCATCGAAGAATTGGGGCGCGGCGTGATTTTGCGTTGGGAACGCCAAATCCTGATGGGCGTGTTGGCAGCCGGTTTCATTCAAGTGGCGATACAGGGCAACAACCCGTATTTCTCAGGTTTTCAAGGACATGAGCTGCCAAACATGCTGATGTGGGCCGTGGTGTCGGGCATCGTCTGCGGCGTGGCAGGCGGATTGTTCGGCAGCTTTTTGTATCGCGGCGCGGCGGCATTCGCACCGGTACGCTGGCGCAGTTTCATCCGCCGTCATTTGTTGGTGGTCGCTTTTGCAATGGGTATCTTGCTGGCGCTGCTCGGTACGTTTTATCAAGGTAAAACCTATGGCACGGGCTATCACGAAGCCGCAGCCGCTCTTAAAGGTGCGTATGAAGCGCCGTTCGGCTTGGCCGCCGCAAAATGGGCGGCGACCGTGTTCAGCTACTGGGCAGGTATTCCCGGCGGTATTTTCACGCCATCGTTAACCATCGGTGCGATGATAGGCGAACACATGGCTTCTTTCGCGCAACTGGGCGACGCATCCAATGTCGCGGTTTTGCTCTGCATGGCCGCATTCCTTGCCGCCGCGACCCAATCGCCGTTGACCGCCGCCGTGGTGGTAATGGAAATGACGGGCGGACAGAATTTATTGTTTTGGATGTTGCTGACTTGCATCTTCGCTTCGCAAGTATCGCGCCAATTCTCGCCGCATCCGTTTTACCATGCCGCAGGTTTGCGCTTCAGACGGCATATCGAAGCCGAAAGCGGAAATGTTCAGCACGAGAAAAAAGAATAG
- the gcvT gene encoding glycine cleavage system aminomethyltransferase GcvT translates to MTALKTTPFHQAHQDAGAKLVDFAGWELPIHYGSQIAEHEAVRTDAGMFDVSHMLVTDVAGANAKAFFRKLIANDVAKLAFVGKALYSALLNDNGGVIDDLIVYRTNEAETQYRIVSNGATREKDTAQFHKVGQEFGVAFNPRYDLGMLAVQGPKAIEKLLTVKPEWADVVHNLKPFQGADLGNDWFVARTGYTGEDGVEVILPGTEAVAFFKALQQAGVQPCGLGARDTLRMEAGMNLYGNDMDDNTSPLEAGMGWTVDLKDESRDFVGKAALLALKEKGVTVKQVGLLLEKGGILRAHMEVLTDKGQGETTSGVFSPSLKQSIAIARVPKDFDGDTAKVLIRGKEVDVRVLKLPFVRNGQKQFD, encoded by the coding sequence ATGACTGCTCTGAAAACCACCCCATTTCATCAAGCCCATCAAGATGCAGGCGCGAAGCTGGTAGATTTTGCCGGCTGGGAGCTGCCCATCCATTATGGTTCGCAAATCGCCGAACACGAAGCCGTGCGCACCGACGCCGGTATGTTCGACGTATCACACATGCTCGTTACCGACGTAGCAGGCGCAAATGCCAAAGCCTTTTTCCGCAAATTGATTGCCAACGATGTCGCCAAACTCGCTTTTGTCGGCAAAGCCCTTTATTCCGCTTTGCTCAACGACAACGGCGGCGTGATTGACGACTTGATTGTTTACCGCACCAACGAAGCCGAAACCCAATACCGCATCGTGTCCAACGGCGCGACCCGCGAAAAAGACACGGCGCAATTCCACAAAGTTGGACAAGAGTTCGGCGTCGCCTTCAACCCGCGCTACGACCTCGGCATGCTTGCCGTACAAGGTCCTAAAGCCATCGAAAAACTCCTGACCGTCAAACCCGAATGGGCGGATGTCGTCCATAATCTCAAACCGTTCCAAGGCGCGGATTTGGGCAACGACTGGTTTGTTGCCCGCACCGGCTACACCGGTGAAGACGGCGTCGAAGTCATCCTGCCCGGCACCGAAGCCGTCGCATTCTTCAAAGCCCTGCAACAAGCCGGCGTACAGCCTTGCGGCCTCGGCGCACGCGACACCCTGCGCATGGAAGCCGGTATGAACCTCTACGGCAACGATATGGATGACAATACCAGCCCGCTCGAAGCAGGCATGGGTTGGACCGTTGACTTAAAAGACGAAAGCCGCGACTTCGTCGGTAAAGCCGCCTTGCTGGCATTGAAAGAAAAAGGCGTTACCGTGAAACAGGTCGGCCTGTTGCTCGAAAAAGGCGGCATCCTGCGCGCGCATATGGAAGTGTTGACCGACAAAGGCCAAGGCGAAACCACCAGCGGCGTATTCTCGCCAAGCCTGAAACAATCCATCGCCATCGCGCGCGTACCGAAAGATTTTGACGGCGATACCGCCAAAGTCCTGATTCGCGGCAAAGAAGTAGACGTACGCGTGCTGAAGCTGCCGTTCGTCCGCAACGGTCAAAAACAATTTGATTAA
- a CDS encoding cyclic pyranopterin monophosphate synthase MoaC, whose amino-acid sequence MIEFPNQPDFPEQHTAVAVGTVNMSQQAVRVLIENATEKASILTIARVAAIQSIKQTANLIPLHLPGRIIGVQVDFDINVELACLKATLTVQANSNGSIATEALTGLNLALLSVYDMMKDVDRNMMLSGIRLESETSSEGRPFLFDNAYENINF is encoded by the coding sequence ATGATTGAATTTCCCAACCAGCCCGATTTTCCTGAACAACACACCGCCGTCGCCGTCGGCACCGTCAACATGAGCCAGCAGGCGGTAAGGGTGTTGATAGAGAATGCCACCGAAAAGGCAAGTATCCTGACCATCGCCCGCGTTGCCGCCATTCAGAGCATCAAACAGACCGCCAACCTGATTCCGCTGCACCTGCCCGGCCGCATCATCGGCGTGCAGGTTGATTTCGATATTAACGTTGAGCTGGCCTGCCTGAAGGCCACATTGACCGTCCAAGCGAACAGCAACGGTAGCATTGCCACCGAAGCCCTGACCGGCCTAAATTTGGCACTCTTGAGCGTTTACGACATGATGAAAGACGTTGACCGCAATATGATGCTCAGCGGCATCCGCCTCGAATCCGAGACCAGCAGCGAAGGCCGTCCTTTCCTGTTTGACAACGCCTACGAAAATATTAATTTCTAA
- the gcvH gene encoding glycine cleavage system protein GcvH — protein sequence MEYQTMSNIPAELKYVASHEWLRLEEDGTITVGITHHAQELLGDIVFVELPEVGANLAAEEQAGVVESVKAASDVYAPIAGEIVAVNEDLPRAPETANSDPYGAGWFFKIKPTNPADYDGLLTAEQYAGEVA from the coding sequence ATGGAGTATCAAACCATGAGCAACATCCCAGCAGAACTGAAATACGTTGCCAGCCACGAATGGCTGCGCCTTGAAGAAGACGGTACCATCACCGTCGGCATTACCCATCACGCGCAAGAGCTGTTGGGCGACATCGTGTTTGTCGAGCTACCTGAAGTCGGTGCAAACCTGGCTGCCGAAGAGCAAGCCGGTGTGGTTGAGTCTGTAAAAGCCGCATCTGACGTATACGCTCCGATTGCAGGCGAAATCGTTGCCGTCAACGAAGATTTGCCAAGAGCTCCGGAAACTGCCAATAGCGATCCTTACGGCGCAGGCTGGTTCTTCAAAATCAAACCTACCAACCCTGCCGATTACGACGGTCTGCTGACTGCCGAACAATACGCAGGCGAAGTAGCTTGA
- a CDS encoding HesA/MoeB/ThiF family protein → MNDQQLLRFSRHILLDEIGIEGQEKLLAAHALVVGCGGLGAATLPYLAAAGIGRLTIADADTIDETNLQRQITFTEADIGKNKALVMQGRLKQINSQTHITAIAEFLDEARLVELANAADIILDCSDNYPTRQAVNRAAVATRTPLVSAAAVGFDGQIAVYRPDLPDTPCYACLFDGEQASDGACALFGVFSPLVGVIGTTQAAEALKVLIGIGTLSHGKLSTYNALSGQWRQYGVRRNPDCPVCGGR, encoded by the coding sequence ATGAACGATCAACAACTTTTGCGGTTCAGCCGCCATATCCTGCTTGATGAAATCGGTATCGAAGGCCAAGAAAAACTTTTGGCCGCCCATGCGCTCGTTGTCGGTTGCGGCGGGCTGGGTGCGGCGACCTTGCCGTATCTTGCCGCCGCCGGCATCGGCCGCCTGACGATTGCCGATGCCGATACCATTGACGAGACCAACCTTCAACGCCAAATCACATTTACCGAAGCCGACATCGGTAAAAACAAGGCTTTGGTGATGCAAGGCCGTCTGAAACAGATCAACAGCCAAACACACATTACAGCCATTGCCGAATTTCTCGATGAGGCCAGGCTGGTCGAATTGGCAAACGCAGCCGACATCATCCTCGATTGTTCCGACAATTATCCCACGCGGCAGGCGGTCAACCGCGCCGCCGTTGCCACGCGCACGCCTTTGGTTTCCGCCGCGGCCGTCGGCTTTGACGGACAAATCGCCGTGTACCGTCCCGATCTTCCCGATACGCCCTGCTATGCCTGCCTGTTTGATGGCGAACAAGCCAGCGACGGCGCTTGTGCATTGTTTGGCGTTTTTTCGCCATTGGTCGGCGTTATCGGAACGACCCAAGCCGCCGAAGCGCTTAAAGTGCTGATCGGTATCGGTACGCTGTCGCACGGCAAACTTTCTACCTACAATGCATTGAGCGGACAATGGCGGCAATACGGAGTGAGACGCAATCCCGACTGTCCGGTTTGCGGCGGCCGTTAA
- a CDS encoding LrgB family protein, whose amino-acid sequence MNIDGLLRMPSVMLFLTLAVYALAVQIRARTGNVLCNPVLISTLVLMGYLKVFSIDYELYHSASHFIDFWLKPAVVLLAVPLYRNWDRIRSQWLPVVLSQLAGSVTGIVTGVYFAKWLGASREVILSLASKSVTNPIAIEITASVGGIPAITAATVIIAGLFGQMAGYKVLKGALYMPSSVGMSLGTASHAMGIAASLEYGRRMAAYAGLGLTLNGVLTAILVPILIPLLGV is encoded by the coding sequence ATGAACATAGACGGGCTGTTGCGCATGCCCTCGGTCATGCTGTTCCTGACTTTGGCCGTATATGCTTTGGCGGTGCAGATTCGGGCGCGCACGGGGAATGTGCTGTGTAATCCGGTATTGATCAGTACGCTGGTGTTGATGGGGTATTTGAAGGTATTTTCCATTGATTACGAGCTGTACCATTCTGCTTCGCACTTTATTGATTTTTGGTTGAAACCGGCAGTTGTGTTGCTGGCGGTGCCGCTTTATCGAAATTGGGACCGTATCCGCAGCCAGTGGTTGCCGGTGGTGTTGTCTCAGTTGGCGGGCAGCGTAACAGGTATTGTTACAGGCGTGTATTTTGCCAAATGGCTGGGCGCTTCGCGCGAAGTGATTCTGTCGCTGGCTTCCAAATCCGTGACCAACCCGATTGCGATTGAAATCACGGCATCGGTCGGCGGTATTCCGGCGATTACAGCGGCAACGGTGATTATTGCCGGACTTTTTGGCCAGATGGCCGGATATAAAGTGTTGAAAGGGGCGTTGTATATGCCTTCTTCAGTGGGAATGTCTTTGGGTACGGCCTCACATGCGATGGGTATTGCGGCGTCTTTGGAATACGGCCGCCGTATGGCCGCATATGCCGGCCTGGGCTTGACGCTCAACGGCGTGTTGACGGCGATATTGGTTCCTATCTTGATTCCCTTATTGGGCGTATAG
- the ubiB gene encoding ubiquinone biosynthesis regulatory protein kinase UbiB produces the protein MNRLKRIKTILCTLYRYRLAELIASLVRPGWARTFLNMLPQSSKFKHEMPAVRLRLALESLGPIFIKFGQVLSTRPDLIPHDYAVELARLQDKVPPFDAQLSRSQIEKSLGQSIDTLYAEFETEPVASASIAQVHKARLHSGEQVAVKVLRPNLLPVIEQDLSLMRFGAGWVERLFSDGKRLKPREVVAEFDKYLHDELDLMREAANASQLGRNFQNSDMLIVPKVFYDYCTSDVLTIEWMDGTPVSDIAKLKADGIDLHKLADYGVEIFFTQVFRDGFFHADMHPGNILVAADNRYIALDFGIVGTLTDYDKRYLAINFLAFFNRDYHRVATAHIESGWVPADTRAEELEAAVRAVCEPVFNKPISQISFGLVLMRLFEVSRRFNVEIQPQLVLLQKTLLNIEGLGRQLDPDLDLWKTAKPFLVRWMNEQVGPKALWRNLKNEAPDWAQIIPSLPRKISALVDENRQQEMRDAYVHLVKVQQRQSLWLGVIAVVLLLILLFK, from the coding sequence ATGAACCGCCTCAAACGCATCAAAACCATCCTCTGCACGCTCTACCGCTACCGCCTTGCCGAGCTGATTGCCTCGCTGGTCCGTCCGGGTTGGGCGCGGACTTTCCTCAATATGCTGCCGCAGTCGTCCAAGTTCAAACACGAAATGCCTGCCGTGCGCCTGCGTTTGGCGTTGGAAAGCCTGGGGCCGATTTTCATCAAATTCGGGCAGGTATTGTCCACGCGTCCCGATTTGATTCCGCACGATTACGCGGTCGAACTGGCAAGGCTGCAAGACAAAGTGCCGCCGTTTGACGCGCAACTTTCACGCTCGCAAATCGAAAAATCACTGGGACAATCCATCGACACTTTATACGCGGAATTTGAAACAGAGCCTGTCGCCAGCGCGTCCATCGCCCAAGTACACAAAGCCCGCCTGCATTCGGGCGAACAGGTCGCCGTGAAAGTCTTGCGCCCCAACCTTTTGCCCGTTATCGAACAGGATTTGTCGCTGATGCGCTTTGGTGCAGGCTGGGTGGAGCGTTTGTTTTCAGACGGCAAGCGTTTGAAGCCGCGCGAAGTAGTGGCCGAATTTGACAAATACCTGCACGACGAATTGGACTTGATGCGCGAAGCCGCCAATGCCAGCCAGCTCGGTCGCAATTTCCAAAACAGCGATATGCTGATTGTGCCGAAGGTGTTTTACGACTACTGCACCAGCGACGTGCTGACCATCGAATGGATGGACGGCACTCCGGTATCCGATATTGCCAAACTCAAAGCCGACGGCATTGATTTGCACAAACTTGCCGATTACGGCGTGGAAATCTTCTTCACGCAAGTTTTCCGCGACGGCTTTTTCCATGCGGATATGCACCCCGGCAATATTTTGGTCGCCGCCGACAACCGCTACATTGCCCTCGATTTCGGCATCGTCGGCACGTTGACCGACTACGACAAACGCTATCTCGCCATCAACTTCCTCGCATTCTTCAACCGCGATTACCACCGCGTCGCTACCGCCCACATCGAATCGGGCTGGGTGCCTGCCGACACGCGCGCGGAAGAATTGGAAGCGGCTGTCCGCGCCGTGTGCGAACCGGTGTTCAACAAACCGATTTCGCAAATTTCCTTCGGCTTGGTACTGATGCGCCTGTTTGAAGTCAGCCGTCGCTTCAATGTCGAAATCCAGCCGCAGCTTGTATTGCTGCAAAAAACGCTGCTCAACATCGAAGGTTTGGGCCGCCAACTCGATCCCGATTTGGATTTGTGGAAAACCGCCAAACCGTTTTTGGTGCGTTGGATGAACGAACAGGTCGGCCCCAAAGCCCTTTGGCGCAACCTCAAAAACGAAGCCCCCGACTGGGCGCAAATCATTCCTTCCCTGCCGCGTAAAATCAGCGCGCTGGTTGATGAAAACCGCCAACAGGAAATGCGTGATGCCTATGTACATCTGGTCAAAGTACAGCAACGCCAAAGCCTGTGGCTGGGTGTGATTGCGGTTGTTTTGCTGCTGATTTTGCTGTTTAAGTAA